In Bos indicus x Bos taurus breed Angus x Brahman F1 hybrid chromosome 21, Bos_hybrid_MaternalHap_v2.0, whole genome shotgun sequence, one DNA window encodes the following:
- the LOC113880090 gene encoding myeloid-associated differentiation marker-like, whose translation MAVVFAEDSSEKDLVPEEEGEGRNPGDLAAAWMHNIVTQLRLDSSSLKKPVLRDKSWAEENGDVDHLIVTITICWSSGLASKPIMGFFLHVGQLLSTSVSFSLGASLGIWEEGMGNWCMFVWCLCFAVSLITSIVELCGLQSRFPRFWDGFIHAYSFHFIIICIVTSVIFGTSYIQVFSPGPAQNRAIIATAFSCVAALLYAIEVAWVCVRPGSMVCFVPTFPGVLRRLENHLAWVIFPFICNTDLYQHQPALVWCVAVYAICFVLGVVNFLVNGCDCDNDKKLPLRIPLLLWVQTVLSVVLYATAVILWPLYQFHEKLGGQPQRSSDMSCSDQLTTIVCIWDRRLAVAILTAINLLVYVADMMYLILETFPSYRDFSPGDSHTDKDHMDRQSMPGPQDGYLRPL comes from the exons GAAGAGGGGGAGGGCAGGAACCCCGGGGACCTGGCTGCTGCCTGGATGCATAACATTGTCACCCAGCTCAGGCTCGACAGCTCGTCCCTGAAGAAGCCAGTACTGAGAGATAAGTCTTGGGCAGAAGAAAA CGGTGACGTTGACCACCTGATCGTCACCATCACCATATGCTGGTCCTCAGGCCTGGCCTCCAAGCCCATCATGGGTTTTTTCCTCCACGTGGGGCAGCTGCTCTCGACCTCCGTGTCCTTCTCGCTGGGGGCCAGCCTGGGCatttgggaggagggcatgggtaACTGGTGCATGTTCGTCTGGTGTCTCTGCTTTGCCGTGAGCCTCATCACCTCCATAGTGGAGTTATGTGGGCTGCAGTCCCGCTTCCCACGCTTCTGGGATGGTTTTATTCATGCTTATTCCTTCCACTTCATCATCATCTGCATCGTGACTTCCGTCATCTTCGGCACCTCCTACATCCAGGTCTTTTCTCCAGGCCCCGCCCAGAACCGCGCCATCATCGCCACCGCCTTTTCCTGCGTGGCTGCTCTGCTTTATGCCATCGAAGTGGCCTGGGTCTGTGTCCGACCCGGCAGCATGGTCTGCTTTGTGCCCACCTTCCCAGGTGTGCTCAGGAGGCTGGAGAACCATCTGGCCTGGGTCATCTTCCCCTTCATCTGCAACACTGACCTGTACCAGCACCAGCCGGCCCTGGTGTGGTGTGTGGCCGTGTACGCCATCTGCTTCGTCCTGGGGGTCGTGAACTTCCTTGTGAATGGGTGTGACTGTGACAACGACAAAAAGCTGCCCCTTCGCATCCCCCTTTTACTGTGGGTGCAGACTGTGCTCTCTGTCGTCCTCTACGCCACCGCAGTGATCCTCTGGCCCCTCTACCAGTTCCATGAGAAGTTGGGGGGGCAGCCCCAGCGATCCAGTGATATGAGCTGCAGTGATCAACTCACTACCATTGTCTGCATCTGGGACCGTCGACTGGCTGTGGCCATCCTGACAGCCATCAACCTGCTGGTTTATGTGGCTGACATGATGTACTTGATCCTAGAGACTTTT CCATCCTACAGAGATTTTTCCCCAGGAGACAGCCACACAGACAAGGATCACATGGATCGGCAGTCGATGCCTGGCCCCCAGGATGGGTACCTGAGGCCGCTGTAG